From the genome of bacterium BMS3Abin02, one region includes:
- the arc gene encoding proteasome-associated ATPase, protein MTDVEQLKAAVAHLEAEIASLRSESNRVRKLEGRLSETETQLERARSQNERMAELLGEAREQLAMLRREIEKLAAPPNQFGTVLQVNAGGTVDIVSGGHKLRVTAQPSIEVKQLQRGQEVLLNEAMNIVDVRHFTVSGEVVTVKERLEEQRLLVLARGDEERVVEIAEPLEEESFRAGDAVRLDTRTGLVFEKLLRPEVQELILEEVPDVTYDKVGGLREQIEMIRDAVELPYVHKELFADYGLEAPKGVLLYGPPGCGKTLIAKAVANSLAEAVAARTGRTDIRSHFLNVKGPELLNKYVGETERQIRLIFRRAKEKSDQGVPVIVFFDEMDSLFRTRGTGVSSDMESTVVPQLLSELDGVESLKNVIVIGASNREDLIDPAILRPGRLDVKIKINRPDETSAREIFRIYLDGAAPLDRKELEEAGGDREAMLSAMIDHTVERMYAQDDTNKFLEVTYANGDRELLYFKDFSSGAMIQNIVSRAKKEAIKREIAGGPRGLRTTDLLSAIASEFAEHEGLPNTTNPDDWAKVSGRKGERIVYVRTLMRGEDKSKKIEAVTTGQYL, encoded by the coding sequence ATGACCGACGTCGAGCAACTCAAAGCAGCCGTTGCGCATCTCGAGGCGGAGATTGCGTCCCTCAGATCGGAATCGAATCGCGTCCGCAAGCTGGAAGGCCGGCTGTCCGAGACCGAGACGCAGCTCGAGCGGGCAAGATCCCAGAACGAGCGGATGGCAGAACTGCTGGGCGAGGCGCGAGAACAACTCGCCATGCTTCGCCGCGAGATCGAGAAACTCGCAGCTCCTCCCAACCAGTTCGGAACAGTCCTGCAGGTCAACGCCGGCGGAACCGTGGACATCGTCAGTGGTGGTCACAAACTGCGTGTGACGGCTCAACCGAGTATCGAGGTCAAGCAGCTCCAACGTGGCCAGGAGGTCCTGCTGAACGAGGCGATGAATATCGTCGACGTACGGCATTTCACCGTGTCTGGCGAGGTCGTGACCGTCAAGGAGCGCCTCGAAGAGCAGCGCCTCCTCGTCCTTGCGAGAGGAGACGAAGAGCGAGTCGTGGAGATTGCAGAACCCCTCGAGGAGGAGTCCTTCCGGGCCGGCGACGCTGTACGCCTCGACACACGTACCGGACTCGTGTTCGAAAAGCTCTTGCGCCCCGAAGTCCAGGAGCTGATCCTCGAAGAGGTCCCCGACGTGACCTACGACAAGGTCGGAGGGCTCAGGGAGCAGATCGAGATGATTCGTGACGCCGTCGAGCTCCCGTACGTACACAAGGAACTCTTCGCCGACTACGGACTCGAAGCCCCGAAAGGAGTGCTGTTGTACGGGCCGCCCGGCTGTGGCAAGACACTGATCGCCAAGGCAGTCGCCAACAGTCTTGCCGAGGCGGTGGCCGCTCGTACCGGGCGCACCGATATCCGCTCACACTTCCTCAACGTGAAAGGCCCGGAACTGCTCAACAAGTACGTCGGTGAGACGGAGCGTCAGATTCGATTGATCTTCCGCAGGGCCAAGGAAAAGTCGGATCAGGGAGTCCCGGTCATCGTGTTCTTCGACGAGATGGACTCGTTGTTCCGCACCAGAGGCACCGGAGTGTCATCCGACATGGAGTCGACGGTCGTCCCTCAGTTACTCTCGGAACTCGACGGTGTGGAGAGCCTCAAGAACGTGATCGTGATCGGGGCATCGAATCGTGAGGACTTGATCGACCCCGCGATCCTTCGGCCGGGGCGTCTCGACGTGAAGATCAAGATCAACCGGCCCGACGAGACGTCCGCTCGTGAGATCTTCCGCATCTACCTCGACGGTGCTGCACCGCTGGACAGGAAAGAGCTCGAGGAAGCAGGAGGTGATCGTGAGGCGATGCTCTCCGCCATGATCGATCACACCGTCGAGCGGATGTATGCGCAGGACGACACCAACAAGTTCCTCGAGGTCACATACGCGAACGGTGATCGGGAACTGCTCTACTTCAAGGACTTCTCCAGCGGCGCGATGATCCAGAACATCGTCAGCCGGGCCAAGAAGGAGGCGATCAAACGCGAGATCGCCGGAGGGCCGAGAGGGCTGCGGACGACCGATCTGCTGAGCGCGATCGCGAGCGAATTCGCCGAACACGAAGGCCTTCCCAACACGACGAATCCGGACGACTGGGCGAAAGTCTCCGGCAGGAAAGGGGAGCGCATCGTGTACGTCCGGACGCTGATGCGAGGTGAAGACAAGTCGAAGAAGATCGAGGCCGTCACGACCGGTCAGTACCTGTGA
- the trmI gene encoding tRNA (adenine(58)-N(1))-methyltransferase TrmI encodes MTFETGDQCLLVDSKGRCYLLMLREGGEFHSHLGVVPHADLIGVQEGSLVSTGSGRKLLAIRPRFVDYVLKMRRGAQVVYPKDIGPILVYGDIRPGSIVVEAGTGSGALTIALVRAVGPSGRVISVERREDHATHARRTIERFFGEIPSTLDLRVGDVETEAETVHADRLVLDLPEPWHIARVGGHLESGGILIAYLPTVPQVQTLVETMREVDSYALIDVFETLHRSWKVEGRSVRPDHRMVGHTGFVVIGRRTNT; translated from the coding sequence ATGACATTCGAAACGGGAGATCAGTGTCTGCTGGTCGACTCCAAGGGAAGGTGCTATCTGCTCATGCTTCGAGAAGGTGGTGAGTTTCACTCGCACCTTGGCGTGGTTCCGCACGCAGACCTGATCGGGGTACAGGAAGGTTCTCTGGTCTCGACGGGGAGCGGGAGGAAGTTGCTGGCCATTCGCCCACGGTTCGTGGACTACGTCCTGAAGATGCGCAGGGGGGCACAAGTCGTCTATCCGAAGGACATTGGTCCGATCCTCGTCTACGGAGATATCAGGCCCGGCAGCATCGTCGTGGAAGCAGGCACCGGATCCGGCGCTTTGACCATTGCTCTCGTACGTGCGGTCGGGCCGAGTGGACGTGTTATCAGTGTCGAACGTCGTGAAGATCACGCAACGCATGCTCGGCGCACGATCGAACGATTCTTCGGTGAGATCCCCTCGACCCTCGACCTGCGCGTCGGGGATGTCGAAACCGAAGCCGAGACCGTACACGCGGACCGGCTCGTTCTCGATCTTCCCGAACCGTGGCACATCGCTCGCGTAGGCGGCCACCTGGAGTCCGGAGGCATTTTGATCGCATACCTCCCCACCGTGCCACAGGTGCAGACACTCGTGGAAACGATGCGAGAGGTCGACTCATACGCGCTGATCGACGTCTTCGAGACGCTGCACCGCAGCTGGAAGGTCGAAGGACGATCGGTTCGTCCCGATCACCGAATGGTCGGGCACACCGGCTTCGTCGTCATTGGACGGCGTACCAACACATGA
- the tatC gene encoding sec-independent protein translocase protein TatC: protein MSKDRPRPVLEHLEELRWRLVKSAIALTVGAVVAFLFREQLFDVLAKPYRLALPGQDLNQFQVTEGFSIAMRLSLFGGAFLASPVLFYQLWAFVNPALTKKERKWTIPIVTALVVLFSGGAAFGYYILPRGLVFLLGIQPGLTSVIGASDYFGLTLRFLLIFGVAFEFPVFLFAAAAVGVVNSTQLKKGRRWAVLIIVIVGAVVTPTGDPLTLTALSVPLYVLYEATIWLVKLALHK, encoded by the coding sequence ATGAGTAAGGACCGTCCACGCCCTGTTCTCGAGCACCTCGAAGAGCTGCGATGGCGCCTCGTGAAGAGTGCGATCGCGCTGACGGTCGGGGCCGTCGTGGCATTCCTGTTTCGTGAGCAGCTGTTCGACGTCCTCGCCAAACCGTACCGGCTTGCTCTCCCAGGGCAGGACCTCAATCAGTTCCAGGTGACCGAGGGCTTTTCGATCGCAATGCGACTCTCTCTCTTCGGGGGGGCTTTCCTCGCCAGCCCTGTCCTCTTCTACCAATTATGGGCATTCGTGAATCCTGCACTCACGAAGAAGGAGAGGAAGTGGACGATTCCGATCGTGACCGCTCTCGTGGTCCTGTTCAGCGGCGGCGCTGCATTCGGCTATTACATTCTCCCCAGAGGCCTCGTGTTCCTTCTCGGTATTCAGCCCGGGCTCACGTCGGTGATCGGGGCTTCGGACTATTTTGGCCTCACGCTGCGGTTTCTTCTGATATTCGGCGTCGCGTTCGAGTTCCCGGTGTTCCTGTTCGCAGCGGCCGCCGTTGGAGTAGTGAACTCAACACAACTGAAGAAGGGCCGTCGGTGGGCCGTGCTCATCATCGTGATAGTGGGTGCCGTCGTCACCCCGACGGGCGATCCGCTGACGCTGACCGCTCTGTCAGTGCCCCTCTACGTGCTCTATGAAGCAACGATCTGGCTGGTGAAGTTGGCGCTGCATAAATGA
- the pup gene encoding prokaryotic ubiquitin-like protein Pup, with the protein MKENIRKPRRKQEAAEDTDVAFTPEVHTEEIDGLLDEIDEVLEENAEEFVKNYVQKGGE; encoded by the coding sequence ATGAAAGAGAACATCCGAAAGCCCCGCCGGAAGCAGGAGGCCGCCGAAGACACCGATGTCGCCTTCACTCCCGAGGTGCACACCGAAGAGATCGACGGTCTACTCGATGAGATCGACGAGGTCCTCGAAGAGAACGCTGAAGAGTTCGTCAAGAACTACGTCCAGAAGGGCGGAGAATGA
- the tatB gene encoding sec-independent protein translocase protein TatB has translation MFFDVSPTELLFIFLVALVVFGPRRLPEMAKKIASLVREIQSTAGDLQRGLEKEVKDLAAPLKDLAEPLKELSQPVRDLTKPLKDLTKPLEDLTKPLEDLTKPLEDLATKPVNDSRDEDATGDASPAQEDSDVASNDRPADE, from the coding sequence GTGTTTTTCGATGTCAGCCCCACCGAACTCCTTTTCATCTTCCTTGTTGCACTCGTCGTGTTCGGTCCGCGGCGCCTGCCGGAAATGGCGAAGAAGATCGCCTCGCTGGTCCGCGAGATCCAATCAACGGCCGGGGACCTCCAGCGGGGCCTCGAAAAAGAAGTGAAAGACTTGGCGGCACCGCTCAAAGATCTGGCAGAGCCTCTGAAGGAACTCTCACAGCCGGTCAGGGACCTCACCAAGCCGCTGAAGGACCTCACCAAGCCGCTGGAGGACCTCACCAAGCCGCTGGAGGACCTCACCAAGCCGCTGGAGGACCTCGCCACCAAGCCGGTGAACGACTCGAGGGACGAAGACGCGACGGGGGACGCTTCACCCGCGCAGGAGGACAGCGACGTCGCGTCGAACGATCGGCCTGCGGATGAGTAA
- the prcB gene encoding proteasome subunit beta precursor, translated as MRDEFGKGVSFTDLLASLEMTPKWEIPATEHSALDAPVATTVLALRYGDGVAMLGDRQATEGHFVAHRRIQKVFQADHFSAVAISGTAGIAVDLVRLFQTELEHYEKLEGTRLSLDGKATYLSRMVRQQLPLVFQGLVVVPLFCGYDEEERTGRLYTFDVIGGRYEEHEYGATGSGSRDAKGYLRSAYRADLDESDALDIGMRALVTASQEDTATGGPDLARGILPNVVTVTADGFIEVESDQVAALASAALGDIR; from the coding sequence ATGAGAGACGAGTTCGGAAAGGGTGTGAGCTTCACCGACCTCCTCGCCTCCCTCGAGATGACGCCGAAGTGGGAGATTCCGGCGACGGAGCACTCTGCACTCGACGCTCCCGTGGCCACGACCGTCCTCGCTCTGCGGTACGGCGACGGTGTGGCGATGCTCGGAGATCGCCAGGCTACGGAGGGACACTTCGTTGCCCACCGCAGAATCCAGAAGGTCTTCCAGGCCGACCATTTCTCCGCCGTTGCGATCTCTGGCACCGCCGGTATTGCCGTCGACCTCGTCCGTCTCTTCCAAACCGAGCTGGAGCACTACGAGAAGCTGGAGGGCACACGCCTCAGCCTCGACGGCAAGGCAACCTACCTGAGTCGAATGGTCCGCCAGCAGCTCCCTTTGGTGTTCCAGGGCCTTGTCGTCGTTCCGCTCTTCTGTGGATACGACGAAGAAGAGCGTACCGGACGTCTCTACACATTCGATGTGATCGGCGGCCGGTACGAAGAGCACGAATACGGAGCCACCGGCTCGGGCTCTCGCGATGCGAAGGGGTACCTGCGATCCGCGTACCGGGCCGATCTCGACGAATCGGATGCGTTGGACATCGGAATGCGCGCACTGGTCACTGCCTCTCAAGAGGACACGGCGACCGGCGGACCCGACCTCGCTCGCGGCATCCTTCCGAATGTCGTGACCGTCACGGCGGACGGGTTCATCGAGGTCGAATCGGACCAGGTTGCAGCCCTGGCCTCCGCAGCACTGGGAGACATCCGATGA
- the pafA gene encoding pup--protein ligase, with amino-acid sequence MKRRIYGLESEYGVTCTLRGQRRLSPDEAARYLFRRVVSWGRSSNVFLENGARLYLDVGSHPEYATPECDDLSALIATDKAGERILQNLAVEAQNRLGEEGISGEIFLFKNNTDSAGNSYGCHENYLIRRSTDFPTVLGALLPFLVTRQIFAGAGKLLRTTRGVRFTMSQRAEHIWEGVSSATTRSRPIVNTRDEPHADAALYRRLHVIAGDSNMSEIAGYAKVGVVGALLQMLEEGHEFRALDLENPIRAIREISSDPTCRRRVRLANGRELSALDIQWEYLDKATQYARAHGFPPVIDRAVRMWEGMLAGIEKDPMTLASQVDWVAKWQLIEAYRARHDLALSDPRLAMMDLSYHDINPARGLYNLLVRRGKIERVVDDAAIAQAMTKAPATTRARLRGEFIRAAKAAGRDFTVDWVHLKVNDQAQRTVLCKDPFVHTDPRVDRLIAGL; translated from the coding sequence ATGAAGCGTCGCATCTACGGGCTCGAAAGCGAATACGGTGTGACGTGCACGCTGCGTGGCCAGCGAAGGTTGAGTCCGGACGAGGCCGCGAGGTATCTGTTTCGCCGGGTCGTGAGTTGGGGTCGATCGTCGAATGTCTTTCTCGAGAATGGTGCCCGTCTCTATCTGGACGTGGGCAGTCACCCCGAGTACGCGACCCCCGAATGTGACGATCTTTCCGCCCTGATTGCCACCGACAAGGCAGGCGAGCGGATTCTGCAGAACTTGGCCGTGGAAGCTCAGAACCGCCTGGGCGAGGAAGGGATCAGCGGCGAGATCTTTCTCTTCAAGAACAACACGGACTCGGCGGGCAACTCCTACGGGTGCCATGAGAACTACCTGATACGGCGCAGCACCGACTTCCCGACCGTGCTGGGCGCGCTGCTTCCGTTTCTCGTCACCAGGCAGATCTTTGCCGGCGCCGGCAAGTTGCTGCGAACTACCAGGGGAGTCCGGTTCACGATGTCTCAGCGTGCCGAACACATCTGGGAGGGAGTGTCATCTGCCACGACCCGCAGCCGACCAATCGTGAACACGAGGGACGAACCCCACGCAGATGCTGCGCTCTACCGGAGACTGCACGTCATCGCCGGCGACTCCAACATGTCCGAGATCGCCGGCTATGCGAAGGTCGGAGTGGTTGGCGCACTCCTTCAGATGCTCGAAGAAGGACACGAGTTCCGCGCGCTCGATCTCGAGAATCCGATCCGTGCGATCCGCGAGATCAGTTCCGACCCAACGTGCCGACGGCGGGTCCGGCTTGCGAACGGTCGAGAGCTCTCCGCCCTCGACATCCAGTGGGAGTACCTGGACAAGGCCACACAGTACGCGAGAGCCCATGGTTTTCCTCCGGTCATCGATCGGGCAGTTCGGATGTGGGAAGGGATGCTCGCCGGCATCGAGAAGGATCCGATGACGCTCGCGAGCCAGGTCGATTGGGTTGCCAAGTGGCAACTCATCGAGGCATACCGAGCTCGGCACGATCTCGCCTTGTCAGATCCACGGCTGGCCATGATGGACCTCTCGTACCACGACATCAATCCAGCTCGCGGGTTGTACAACCTGCTGGTCCGGCGAGGCAAGATCGAACGCGTGGTCGATGACGCGGCGATCGCCCAGGCGATGACGAAAGCCCCTGCGACCACGCGAGCTCGTCTGCGGGGAGAGTTCATCCGCGCAGCGAAGGCCGCCGGCCGGGACTTCACCGTGGACTGGGTCCATCTGAAGGTCAACGATCAGGCGCAGCGAACGGTTCTCTGCAAAGACCCGTTCGTGCACACCGATCCTCGTGTTGACCGGCTCATCGCGGGGTTGTAG
- the ttcA gene encoding tRNA 2-thiocytidine biosynthesis protein TtcA: MRCRVCRGNAAIEVRRHNAAFCPDHFIEHVRRQVGRTIHDYAMFHADERLAVGVSGGKDSLALWDILHHLGYRAEGIYLDLGIGGYSKDSLTRVQTFAEKRDLILHSIGLAQQYGFSVPDAAKATRRTACSACGLSKRYILNEEAARRGFDVLVMGHNLDDEAATLFSNVLNWNVEYLGRQRPVLPASDGLVKKVKPLIRVAERETAAYAILSGIDYEVEECPMVEGNTVNRLKEWMTLLEQRSPGITQHFLGGFFDRVSDLFAVEIPDLHPCSDCGRPTTGERCAFCRLQERAMQ, encoded by the coding sequence ATGCGCTGTCGCGTATGCAGAGGGAACGCGGCGATCGAGGTGAGACGTCACAACGCGGCGTTCTGTCCGGACCACTTCATCGAACATGTGCGCAGGCAGGTCGGACGAACGATTCACGACTACGCGATGTTCCACGCGGACGAGCGTCTCGCGGTTGGTGTGTCGGGAGGCAAGGACAGTCTCGCGCTCTGGGATATCCTGCATCACCTCGGCTATCGGGCAGAAGGCATCTACCTCGACCTGGGCATCGGGGGCTACTCGAAGGACAGTCTGACACGAGTCCAGACCTTCGCCGAGAAACGGGATCTGATTCTGCATTCGATCGGCCTGGCGCAGCAATACGGCTTCTCGGTTCCCGATGCGGCAAAAGCGACTCGGCGCACGGCCTGCTCCGCATGCGGGCTCTCCAAGCGGTACATCCTGAACGAGGAGGCGGCGCGCCGAGGTTTCGACGTTCTGGTGATGGGACATAATCTGGATGACGAGGCTGCGACGCTGTTCTCCAACGTTCTCAACTGGAATGTGGAGTACCTGGGGCGACAGCGCCCCGTCCTCCCGGCTTCGGACGGTTTGGTCAAGAAAGTGAAGCCGTTGATTCGCGTCGCCGAACGCGAGACCGCGGCGTACGCGATTCTCTCGGGAATCGACTACGAGGTCGAGGAATGTCCAATGGTGGAAGGCAACACGGTCAATCGTCTCAAGGAATGGATGACCCTGCTCGAACAGCGCTCGCCCGGAATCACTCAGCACTTCCTTGGAGGCTTCTTCGACAGAGTCTCGGATCTCTTCGCGGTCGAGATTCCCGACCTGCATCCCTGCTCGGACTGCGGAAGGCCAACCACCGGGGAACGGTGTGCATTCTGCCGGCTTCAGGAACGAGCGATGCAATGA
- the dop gene encoding depupylase: protein MAIPKVLGTETEFGITIRHRADFDPVLASGLVVNGSSDGLRVRWSLAEESPGRDARGRSFGTGVALDAETLNVLLPNGARMYVDHAHPEYSTPECLDAREAALHDKVGELAMARAAKEVQRILAPGETISIYKNNSDGKGNSYGAHENYLVSRVLPFNDIVRHLTTFLVTRQVFTGSGKVGAENGRTPVDFQISQRADFFEERVGLETTLRRPIINTRDEPHGDPERFRRLHVIIGDATRSEIQTYLKLGTTSLLLAAIEDEALPDDLELLDPVAATWQVSHDIGLGRSLRLASGGSATALELQWQYLDWLSKYAEASSADEVSRDVLVHWEDVLHDLEADPMSTADRLDWTAKLRIMRAYRDREHIDWGHSRLKALDLQYHDVDPSRGLYDRFVERGSIRRLFADTEVADALHHPPRGTRAYFRGRCVSEHGDALVAANWDSLVFDTGESTFKRVPMMDPLRGTAERVGALLDTSSSAADLLEVLGGD from the coding sequence ATGGCCATTCCGAAGGTGCTCGGTACCGAGACCGAATTCGGAATCACGATTCGTCACCGGGCGGACTTCGACCCCGTGCTCGCCTCGGGACTCGTCGTCAACGGCTCTTCGGACGGATTACGAGTGCGGTGGTCCCTCGCCGAGGAGTCTCCCGGGCGCGACGCGCGGGGACGATCGTTCGGTACGGGCGTCGCGCTCGATGCGGAGACCCTCAACGTCCTGCTTCCCAACGGAGCGCGGATGTACGTCGATCATGCCCACCCTGAGTACTCGACGCCCGAATGTCTGGACGCCCGCGAAGCGGCCCTGCACGACAAGGTGGGGGAACTCGCCATGGCACGCGCGGCGAAGGAGGTGCAACGGATCCTCGCGCCAGGGGAGACGATCTCCATCTACAAGAACAACAGCGACGGCAAAGGCAATTCATACGGGGCTCACGAGAACTATCTCGTGTCGAGAGTCCTACCGTTCAACGACATCGTCCGTCACCTGACAACGTTCCTGGTCACCCGCCAGGTCTTCACCGGTTCGGGGAAAGTCGGGGCGGAGAACGGGCGGACCCCGGTCGACTTTCAGATCAGTCAGCGAGCCGACTTCTTCGAAGAGCGGGTCGGATTGGAAACGACACTGCGACGCCCCATCATCAACACAAGAGACGAACCGCACGGCGACCCCGAGCGGTTCCGCAGGTTGCACGTCATCATTGGGGACGCCACGCGCTCCGAGATTCAAACCTATCTGAAACTCGGAACGACGTCACTTCTTCTGGCGGCAATCGAGGACGAGGCCCTTCCCGACGATCTCGAACTTCTCGATCCCGTGGCAGCGACTTGGCAGGTGAGCCACGACATCGGTTTGGGTCGGTCTCTACGGCTCGCGAGCGGCGGTTCCGCCACCGCGCTCGAGTTGCAGTGGCAATACCTCGATTGGCTCTCGAAGTACGCGGAGGCATCATCGGCCGACGAGGTGAGTCGCGACGTCTTGGTGCACTGGGAGGACGTCCTCCATGACCTCGAAGCGGATCCGATGAGCACCGCCGACCGTCTCGATTGGACCGCAAAACTGAGGATCATGCGGGCATACAGAGATCGGGAGCACATCGACTGGGGCCATTCGCGCCTGAAAGCGCTCGACCTCCAATACCACGACGTCGACCCAAGCCGGGGATTGTATGACCGTTTCGTCGAGAGGGGTTCGATTCGGCGTCTTTTCGCCGACACCGAAGTGGCCGATGCGCTGCACCATCCCCCCAGGGGTACGAGAGCGTATTTCCGGGGTCGCTGCGTCAGTGAACATGGCGATGCGTTGGTGGCCGCGAACTGGGATTCGCTCGTGTTCGATACGGGCGAATCCACATTCAAGAGGGTGCCTATGATGGATCCGCTACGAGGAACGGCGGAACGAGTAGGTGCACTCCTCGATACATCATCGAGCGCTGCCGATCTCCTCGAAGTGCTAGGAGGTGACTGA
- the prcA2 gene encoding proteasome subunit alpha 2 — translation MTVPFYVPPEQLVKDRAEFARKGIARGRSIVAAEYDLGVLLLAENPSATLHKISEIYDRVAFAGVGKYNEFEALRVAGTRHADLRGYLYSRSDVNAKGLANAFSQTLGNIFTHEMKPYEVEILIAELGVNSHPNHLYRVTYDGTLSDEGRYCAIGGQADALSEILEARGQKIGSLAETITALAAAFSEVLDREVDGWEAAVLDSTGGRRTFRRLSHAEVDEILGASD, via the coding sequence ATGACGGTTCCGTTCTACGTGCCTCCGGAGCAACTCGTCAAGGATCGAGCCGAGTTCGCCCGCAAAGGCATCGCTCGGGGCCGATCGATCGTCGCTGCCGAGTACGACCTGGGAGTGCTGCTGCTCGCAGAGAATCCGAGCGCCACGCTTCACAAGATCAGTGAGATCTACGACCGTGTTGCTTTCGCCGGTGTGGGCAAGTACAACGAATTCGAGGCGCTGCGCGTCGCGGGAACTCGCCATGCGGACCTGAGAGGGTATCTGTACAGCAGGTCGGATGTGAACGCAAAGGGCCTTGCGAACGCTTTCTCCCAAACGCTCGGCAACATCTTCACACACGAGATGAAGCCATATGAGGTCGAGATCCTCATTGCAGAGCTGGGTGTCAACAGTCATCCAAACCATCTGTACCGGGTGACCTACGACGGCACACTGTCGGACGAAGGTCGGTACTGTGCCATTGGCGGGCAGGCGGACGCGCTGAGCGAGATCCTGGAAGCGAGAGGCCAGAAGATCGGGTCGCTCGCCGAGACGATCACCGCGCTCGCAGCAGCGTTCTCAGAAGTCCTCGACAGAGAGGTCGACGGATGGGAAGCGGCGGTCCTGGATTCGACAGGAGGCCGGCGAACGTTTCGCAGGCTATCGCATGCCGAGGTCGACGAGATTCTAGGCGCCTCCGACTGA